A genomic stretch from Bradyrhizobium quebecense includes:
- a CDS encoding FAD binding domain-containing protein yields the protein MYETNYHRASSVADAAATFAKGTESKFLAGGQTLLPVMKQRLAAPSDVIDLSKVQEMIGIEVSSDTVTIKAATPHYDVAQSDAVRKAIPALANLASMIGDPAVRYRGTIGGSLANNDPAADYPAAVLALGATVKTNKRSIPADDFFKGLFTTALEDGEIITQVTFPIPAKAGYAKFPNPASRFALTGVFVAKTKSGDVRVTATGASQSGVMRVGPIEQALKANWAASALDSVTIAASGLLADIHGSADYRANLVKVMGQRAVTAAG from the coding sequence ATGTACGAGACAAATTATCACCGCGCTTCCTCGGTCGCCGACGCCGCAGCCACGTTTGCCAAGGGCACGGAATCAAAATTCCTTGCCGGCGGACAAACCCTGCTCCCCGTGATGAAGCAGCGTCTCGCCGCCCCGTCCGACGTGATCGACCTTTCCAAGGTGCAGGAGATGATCGGCATCGAGGTTTCGAGCGACACCGTCACCATCAAGGCCGCAACGCCGCATTACGATGTGGCGCAAAGCGATGCGGTCAGGAAGGCGATCCCGGCGCTCGCCAATCTGGCGTCGATGATCGGCGATCCCGCCGTGCGCTATCGCGGCACGATCGGCGGCTCGCTCGCCAACAACGACCCGGCGGCGGATTATCCGGCGGCGGTGCTGGCGCTCGGCGCGACGGTCAAGACCAACAAGCGCTCGATCCCGGCGGATGACTTCTTCAAGGGCCTGTTCACGACGGCGCTTGAGGATGGCGAGATCATCACGCAGGTCACGTTCCCGATCCCGGCCAAGGCGGGTTATGCCAAGTTTCCGAACCCGGCCTCGCGCTTCGCCCTGACTGGCGTGTTTGTCGCCAAGACCAAGTCGGGTGACGTCCGCGTCACCGCGACCGGTGCATCGCAAAGCGGCGTCATGCGGGTGGGGCCGATCGAACAGGCGCTGAAGGCGAACTGGGCGGCCTCGGCGCTCGATAGCGTCACGATCGCGGCGAGCGGCCTGCTCGCCGACATCCACGGCTCGGCGGACTACCGCGCGAATCTGGTGAAGGTGATGGGACAGCGGGCGGTGACTGCCGCCGGCTGA
- a CDS encoding (2Fe-2S)-binding protein, which produces MSTVKLTVNGRAVSVDVEDRTLLVHLLRENLNLTGTHVGCDTSQCGACVVHVDGRAVKSCTMLAGQAAGSNVTTIEGLAKGDELHPMQAAFRDNHGLQCGYCTPGMIMSAVDIVHRHGGKLDEETVRHELEGNICRCTGYHNIVKAVLDAAGRMKVAQAAE; this is translated from the coding sequence GTGTCTACAGTCAAACTGACGGTAAACGGCAGGGCGGTTTCGGTCGACGTCGAGGACCGGACCCTCCTCGTGCATCTCTTGCGCGAAAACCTCAACCTCACCGGCACCCATGTCGGCTGCGATACCAGCCAGTGCGGCGCCTGCGTCGTCCATGTCGATGGGCGGGCGGTCAAATCCTGCACCATGCTGGCCGGCCAGGCCGCGGGCTCCAACGTCACCACGATCGAAGGCCTCGCCAAGGGCGACGAGCTGCACCCGATGCAGGCGGCGTTCCGCGACAATCACGGCCTGCAGTGCGGCTATTGCACCCCCGGCATGATCATGTCCGCGGTCGATATCGTGCACCGCCATGGCGGCAAGCTCGACGAGGAAACGGTTCGCCACGAGCTCGAAGGCAACATCTGCCGCTGCACCGGCTACCATAACATCGTCAAGGCGGTGCTCGATGCAGCCGGCCGCATGAAGGTCGCGCAGGCCGCCGAATAG
- a CDS encoding DUF1272 domain-containing protein: MALQLRPNCEYCDKDLPPSALEARICSYECTFCADCAENKLGNVCPNCGGGFAPRPIRPAKPWRAGVCTVNQPPSDKRVHLKYSLEDCAANTARLRDVRPEER; this comes from the coding sequence ATGGCGCTGCAGCTGCGACCGAACTGCGAGTATTGCGACAAGGACCTGCCACCCAGCGCGCTGGAGGCGCGGATCTGCTCGTACGAATGCACGTTCTGTGCGGATTGCGCGGAGAACAAGCTCGGCAATGTTTGCCCGAACTGCGGCGGCGGTTTTGCACCGCGGCCGATCCGCCCGGCCAAGCCGTGGCGGGCGGGTGTCTGCACCGTGAACCAGCCGCCGTCGGACAAGCGGGTGCATCTGAAATACAGCCTCGAGGACTGCGCGGCGAATACGGCGCGGCTGAGGGATGTCAGGCCGGAGGAGCGGTGA
- a CDS encoding Lrp/AsnC family transcriptional regulator, with protein sequence MSDVDAFDLKMLAALQDDGRLTNQQLADLVGLSASQCSRRRMRLEEEKVISGYHADLAGEALGFGLIAFIHITLATHSPDNAKRFRELVNRVDDIQEAYALTGDADYVLKVMLRDLKSLSDIVNNVLMPHQSVAHVRSSIVLDRLKESTKLPLKALPT encoded by the coding sequence ATGTCTGACGTTGACGCTTTCGACCTCAAGATGCTCGCCGCGTTGCAGGACGACGGGCGGTTGACCAACCAGCAGCTCGCCGACCTGGTCGGGCTCTCCGCCTCGCAATGCTCGCGGCGGCGGATGCGGCTGGAGGAGGAGAAGGTGATTTCCGGCTATCACGCCGACCTCGCCGGCGAGGCGCTCGGCTTCGGCCTGATCGCCTTCATCCACATTACGCTCGCGACCCATTCGCCCGACAACGCCAAGCGGTTTCGCGAACTGGTCAACCGCGTCGACGACATCCAGGAGGCCTATGCACTGACCGGCGATGCCGATTACGTGCTGAAGGTGATGCTGCGCGACCTGAAGAGCCTGTCCGACATCGTCAACAACGTGCTGATGCCGCACCAGAGCGTGGCGCATGTGCGCTCCTCGATCGTGCTCGACCGCCTGAAGGAGAGCACCAAGCTGCCGCTGAAGGCGTTACCGACCTAA
- a CDS encoding CaiB/BaiF CoA transferase family protein, translating into MLDKPASQTAARISGPLAGFRIVEFAGIGPGPFACMLLADMGAEVITLDRVGAGKNLKAVATRGRKVIELDLKNKAAIAEVLDLLSHADALIEGFRPGVMERLGLGPDVVLARNPKLVFGRMTGWGQEGPLANAAGHDINYISITGALAAIGPKEKPVPPLNLVGDFGGGALYLVVGVLAALLEAQKSGKGQVVDTAMCDGAASLMSMFYDMRAQGRWSGGRDQNFLDGGAHFYGVYECSCGNFISIGSIEPQFYALLRKHADLTDADFDAQMDRKAWPALKEKLTKVFKSKSRADWCTIMEGTDICFAPILTMEEAPKHPHMAARQVFVERHGVIQPAPAPRFSRTPSAIREPELASIGDVTNAWKAGK; encoded by the coding sequence GTGCTCGATAAACCTGCCTCCCAAACCGCCGCTCGCATTTCGGGCCCGCTCGCCGGCTTCCGCATCGTCGAATTCGCCGGCATCGGCCCCGGCCCGTTCGCCTGCATGCTGCTCGCCGACATGGGCGCCGAGGTCATCACCCTCGATCGGGTCGGCGCCGGCAAGAATTTGAAGGCGGTGGCAACCCGTGGCCGCAAAGTCATCGAGCTCGACCTCAAGAACAAGGCGGCGATTGCTGAAGTGCTCGACCTGCTCAGCCATGCCGATGCACTGATTGAAGGCTTCCGTCCCGGCGTGATGGAGCGTCTCGGTCTCGGCCCCGACGTCGTGCTCGCGCGCAATCCGAAGCTGGTCTTCGGCCGCATGACCGGCTGGGGCCAGGAAGGCCCGCTGGCGAACGCCGCCGGCCACGACATCAACTACATCTCGATCACCGGCGCACTCGCTGCGATCGGACCTAAGGAGAAGCCGGTGCCGCCGCTCAACCTGGTCGGCGATTTCGGCGGCGGCGCGCTTTACCTTGTAGTCGGCGTGCTCGCAGCGCTCCTGGAAGCGCAGAAGTCCGGCAAGGGCCAGGTGGTCGATACCGCGATGTGCGACGGCGCGGCCTCGCTGATGTCGATGTTCTACGACATGCGCGCGCAGGGCCGCTGGAGCGGCGGCCGCGACCAGAACTTCCTGGACGGCGGCGCGCATTTCTACGGCGTCTACGAATGCTCCTGCGGCAACTTCATCTCGATCGGCTCGATCGAACCGCAGTTCTATGCGCTGTTGCGCAAGCATGCCGACCTGACCGACGCCGACTTCGACGCCCAGATGGACCGCAAGGCCTGGCCGGCGCTGAAGGAGAAGCTGACCAAGGTGTTCAAGAGCAAGTCGCGCGCCGACTGGTGCACAATCATGGAAGGCACCGACATCTGCTTCGCGCCGATCCTGACCATGGAAGAGGCCCCGAAGCATCCGCACATGGCGGCCCGCCAGGTGTTCGTCGAGCGCCACGGCGTCATCCAGCCCGCCCCCGCGCCGCGCTTCTCGCGCACGCCGTCGGCGATCCGCGAGCCGGAGCTGGCCAGCATCGGTGACGTGACGAACGCGTGGAAGGCGGGAAAATAG
- the hppD gene encoding 4-hydroxyphenylpyruvate dioxygenase: protein MGPFPHDAPPAEISIENPMGTDGFEFVEYAHPSPGELHALFKLMGFVAVARHKTKTITVYRQGDINYLVNEEPGTHGCNFVAAHGPCAPSMAFRVVDAKHAYERAIALGAEPADVSSAEKTLDVPAIKGIGGSLLYFVDRYGAKGSAYDAEFEWLGENNPRPAGSGLYYIDHLTHNVHRGRMDVWTGFYAKLFNFRQIRFFDIEGRASGLFSRALTSPDGKIRIPINEDAGDSGQIEEYLNTYQGEGIQHIACGASDIYSTVETLRADGLPFMPSPPDTYFERIDARLPKHGEDLARLKSNGILIDGEGVVAGGQTKVLLQIFSANAIGPIFFEFIQRKGDDGFGEGNFKALFESIEEDQIRRGVLKVDHAA, encoded by the coding sequence ATGGGTCCGTTTCCGCACGATGCGCCGCCGGCCGAAATCAGCATCGAGAACCCGATGGGCACCGACGGTTTCGAGTTCGTCGAATATGCCCACCCCAGTCCCGGCGAGCTACACGCATTGTTCAAGCTGATGGGCTTTGTCGCGGTGGCCCGCCACAAGACCAAGACCATCACGGTCTATCGCCAGGGCGACATCAACTATCTCGTCAACGAAGAGCCGGGTACTCACGGCTGCAACTTCGTTGCCGCGCACGGCCCCTGTGCGCCGTCGATGGCGTTCCGCGTGGTCGACGCGAAGCACGCCTATGAGCGCGCGATCGCGCTCGGCGCGGAGCCGGCGGATGTGTCGTCCGCGGAGAAGACGCTCGATGTGCCTGCGATCAAGGGCATCGGCGGCAGCCTGCTGTATTTCGTCGACCGCTACGGCGCCAAGGGTTCGGCCTATGATGCCGAGTTCGAGTGGCTCGGAGAGAACAATCCGCGTCCCGCAGGCTCAGGCCTTTATTACATCGATCATCTCACCCATAACGTCCATCGCGGCCGCATGGATGTTTGGACCGGCTTCTATGCCAAGCTGTTCAACTTCCGCCAGATCCGCTTCTTCGACATTGAGGGCCGCGCGTCCGGCCTGTTCTCGCGCGCGCTGACCAGCCCGGACGGCAAGATCCGGATCCCGATCAACGAGGATGCCGGCGATTCCGGGCAGATCGAGGAATATCTCAACACCTATCAAGGCGAGGGCATCCAGCACATCGCCTGTGGCGCGAGCGACATCTATTCGACCGTCGAGACGCTGCGCGCGGACGGCCTGCCGTTCATGCCGTCGCCGCCCGACACCTATTTCGAGCGGATCGACGCCCGCCTGCCCAAACATGGCGAGGACCTCGCGCGGCTCAAGAGCAACGGCATCCTGATCGACGGCGAGGGCGTGGTCGCCGGCGGCCAGACCAAGGTGCTGCTGCAAATCTTCTCGGCGAATGCGATCGGGCCGATCTTCTTCGAATTCATCCAGCGCAAGGGCGACGACGGTTTCGGCGAAGGCAACTTCAAGGCGCTGTTCGAATCGATCGAGGAAGACCAGATCCGCCGCGGCGTGCTGAAGGTCGATCACGCGGCTTGA
- a CDS encoding xanthine dehydrogenase family protein molybdopterin-binding subunit, whose protein sequence is MGVEGIGARVVRKEDRRFITGQGRYVDDVKMVGMSYAHFIRSPHAHAKVKGINSAEAMKMPGVIAVLTGQQIVDDKVGNLICGWAITSKDGSPMKMGAWPAMAPETVRFVGQAVAVVIAETKNLAKDAAEAVVVDYEELPAVADVRAAIKSGAPQLHPEAPGNIVYDWHIGDEAAVGDAFSKAANVVTLELTNNRLVPNAMEPRAAIAQYDQAEEHYTLYTTSQNPHVARLVLSAFYNIAPEHKLRVIAPDVGGGFGSKIYIYPEEMVALWASKKVNRPVKWTGDRSEAFLTDAHGRDHVSKAEMAFDKDNKIIGLRVKTHANFGAYMSLFSSAVPTYLYATLLSGQYVIPAIYAEVIGVYTNTTPVDAYRGAGRPEASYLLERMMETAARQLKVDPTELRKKNFINQFPYQTPVIMAYDVGDFHASIDAAMKAIDYAGFPARKAKAKASGKLRGIGVSCYIEACGIAPSKAVGSLGAGVGLWESAEIRVNPVGTIEVLTGSHSHGQGHETTFCQIIAERLGVPISQVSIVHGDTDKVQFGMGTYGSRSIAVGGAAIVKAMEKVEAKAKKIAAHALEASESDIVIENGEFKVTGTDKAIALPMVALAAYTAHNLPDGMEPGLKETAFYDPTNFTFPAGAYICELEVDPGTGKTTFVDFVAADDFGRLINPMIVEGQVHGGLAQGIGQALLEGAVYDDTGQLVTASFMDYTMPRADDLPSFQLSHTTTLCPGNPLGVKGCGEAGAIGASAAVINAITDAIGNNKLEMPATPDRVWHAIHG, encoded by the coding sequence ATGGGTGTTGAAGGAATTGGCGCACGCGTCGTGCGCAAGGAAGATCGCCGGTTCATTACCGGCCAGGGACGTTATGTCGACGACGTCAAAATGGTGGGCATGAGCTACGCTCACTTCATCCGCAGCCCGCATGCACATGCCAAGGTCAAGGGCATCAACTCCGCCGAGGCCATGAAGATGCCCGGCGTGATCGCGGTGCTGACCGGACAACAGATCGTCGACGACAAGGTCGGCAATCTGATCTGCGGCTGGGCCATCACCTCGAAGGACGGCTCACCGATGAAAATGGGCGCGTGGCCGGCGATGGCGCCGGAGACCGTGCGCTTCGTCGGACAGGCCGTCGCGGTCGTGATCGCCGAGACCAAGAACCTGGCCAAGGACGCGGCGGAAGCCGTCGTCGTCGACTACGAAGAACTTCCAGCGGTGGCCGACGTCAGGGCCGCGATCAAGTCGGGCGCGCCGCAACTGCATCCCGAAGCCCCCGGCAACATCGTCTATGACTGGCACATCGGCGACGAAGCCGCGGTCGGCGACGCCTTCAGCAAGGCCGCCAACGTGGTGACGCTCGAGCTCACCAACAACCGCCTGGTGCCGAATGCGATGGAGCCGCGCGCGGCGATCGCACAATATGACCAGGCTGAAGAGCACTACACGCTCTACACCACCTCGCAGAACCCGCACGTCGCCCGCCTCGTGCTGTCGGCGTTCTACAACATCGCGCCCGAGCACAAGCTGCGCGTGATCGCACCCGACGTCGGCGGCGGCTTCGGCTCCAAGATCTACATCTATCCGGAAGAGATGGTGGCGCTGTGGGCCTCGAAGAAGGTCAACCGCCCAGTGAAGTGGACCGGTGACCGCTCAGAAGCCTTCCTCACCGACGCGCATGGCCGCGACCACGTGTCGAAGGCGGAGATGGCGTTCGACAAGGACAACAAGATCATTGGCCTGCGGGTGAAGACCCACGCCAATTTCGGCGCCTATATGTCGCTATTCTCCTCGGCGGTGCCGACATATCTCTACGCGACTCTGCTGTCGGGCCAGTATGTGATCCCGGCGATCTATGCCGAGGTGATCGGCGTCTACACCAACACCACGCCGGTCGACGCCTATCGCGGCGCGGGCCGTCCCGAGGCGAGCTATCTGCTCGAGCGGATGATGGAGACCGCGGCGCGGCAGCTGAAGGTCGACCCGACCGAGCTGCGCAAGAAGAACTTCATCAACCAGTTCCCGTATCAGACGCCTGTGATCATGGCGTATGATGTCGGCGACTTCCACGCCTCGATCGATGCCGCGATGAAGGCGATCGACTATGCCGGCTTCCCGGCCCGCAAGGCCAAGGCGAAAGCCAGTGGCAAGCTGCGCGGCATCGGCGTCTCCTGCTACATCGAGGCCTGCGGCATCGCGCCGTCGAAGGCGGTCGGCAGCTTAGGGGCCGGCGTCGGCCTGTGGGAATCAGCGGAAATCCGCGTCAATCCGGTCGGCACCATCGAGGTGCTCACCGGCTCGCACAGCCACGGCCAGGGCCACGAAACGACGTTCTGCCAGATCATCGCGGAGCGGCTCGGCGTGCCGATCAGCCAGGTGTCGATCGTCCACGGCGACACCGACAAGGTGCAGTTCGGCATGGGCACCTACGGCTCGCGCTCGATCGCGGTCGGCGGTGCGGCGATCGTGAAGGCGATGGAGAAGGTGGAAGCCAAGGCCAAGAAGATCGCGGCGCATGCGCTCGAGGCTTCCGAGAGCGACATCGTGATCGAGAACGGCGAGTTCAAGGTCACCGGCACCGACAAGGCGATCGCGCTGCCGATGGTCGCACTCGCGGCCTACACCGCGCACAACCTGCCCGACGGCATGGAGCCCGGCCTGAAGGAGACGGCGTTCTACGACCCGACCAACTTCACCTTCCCCGCCGGCGCCTATATCTGCGAGCTCGAGGTCGATCCAGGCACCGGCAAGACCACCTTCGTCGACTTCGTGGCGGCGGACGATTTCGGCCGGCTGATCAACCCGATGATTGTCGAAGGCCAGGTCCATGGCGGCCTTGCGCAGGGCATCGGCCAGGCGCTGCTCGAGGGCGCGGTCTATGACGACACCGGTCAGCTCGTGACCGCGTCGTTCATGGACTACACCATGCCGCGCGCCGACGACCTGCCGTCGTTCCAGCTCTCCCACACCACGACGCTGTGTCCGGGCAACCCGCTCGGCGTCAAGGGCTGCGGCGAAGCCGGCGCGATCGGCGCCTCTGCTGCCGTGATCAACGCGATCACGGACGCCATCGGCAACAACAAGCTGGAAATGCCGGCGACGCCCGATCGCGTCTGGCACGCCATTCACGGTTGA
- the fahA gene encoding fumarylacetoacetase: MPHPNDPKLRSFIDIAPTSDFPIQNLPYGVFSSKDGLAPRVGVAIGDYVLDLWELEQDARLDVGPLGVFSQPSLNAFMALGPKVWSATRVRISELLRADHPELRDNRELRARALVPMADVRLHMPFAVSGYTDFYSSKEHATNVGVMFRGKDNALQPNWLHMPIGYNGRASTVVVGGTKVRRPRGQLKPLTADVPSFGACKRLDFELEMGVVVGQASPMGEMLTEKQAEEMIFGFVILNDWSARDIQQWEYVPLGPFQAKAFATSISPWVVTREALEPFRMQGPAQQPEPLAYLKQAQPNNYDLQLDVALRAGAMNEAKTICSTNFKYMYWSSVQQLVHHASSGCAMNVGDLLGSGTISGPEKHQRGSLLEISWNGTEPVELASGVTRSFLEDGDSLVMRGWCQGDGYRIGFGEVEGTIVAAE; this comes from the coding sequence ATGCCCCACCCCAACGACCCAAAGCTCCGCTCCTTCATCGACATCGCGCCCACTTCGGACTTCCCGATCCAGAACCTGCCCTACGGCGTGTTTTCGTCGAAGGACGGCCTTGCGCCACGCGTCGGCGTCGCGATCGGCGACTATGTGCTCGACCTCTGGGAGCTCGAACAGGACGCGCGGCTCGATGTCGGGCCACTCGGCGTGTTCTCGCAGCCGTCGCTCAATGCCTTCATGGCGCTCGGGCCGAAGGTCTGGTCGGCGACGCGGGTGCGGATCAGCGAGCTGTTGCGCGCCGATCATCCCGAGCTGCGCGACAACAGGGAATTGCGGGCGCGGGCGCTGGTGCCGATGGCGGACGTCCGGCTGCACATGCCTTTCGCCGTCTCGGGCTATACCGATTTCTATTCGTCGAAGGAGCACGCCACCAATGTCGGCGTCATGTTCCGCGGCAAGGACAATGCGCTGCAGCCGAACTGGCTGCACATGCCGATCGGCTACAACGGCCGCGCCTCGACCGTGGTGGTTGGCGGCACCAAGGTGCGGCGGCCGCGCGGGCAGCTGAAGCCGCTGACCGCAGACGTGCCGAGCTTCGGCGCCTGCAAGCGGCTCGACTTCGAGCTCGAGATGGGCGTCGTGGTTGGCCAGGCCTCGCCGATGGGCGAGATGCTCACCGAGAAGCAGGCCGAAGAGATGATCTTCGGCTTCGTCATCCTCAACGATTGGAGCGCGCGCGACATCCAGCAATGGGAGTATGTGCCGCTCGGCCCGTTCCAGGCCAAAGCGTTCGCGACCTCGATCAGCCCGTGGGTGGTGACGCGCGAGGCGCTCGAGCCGTTCCGCATGCAGGGCCCGGCGCAGCAGCCGGAGCCGCTCGCTTATCTCAAGCAGGCGCAGCCGAACAATTACGACTTGCAGCTCGACGTCGCGCTGCGCGCCGGAGCGATGAACGAAGCGAAGACGATCTGCAGCACCAACTTCAAATACATGTACTGGTCGTCGGTGCAGCAGCTCGTGCACCATGCTTCCAGCGGCTGCGCGATGAATGTCGGCGACCTCCTCGGCAGCGGCACGATCTCCGGTCCCGAAAAGCATCAGCGCGGCAGCCTCCTGGAAATCAGCTGGAACGGCACCGAGCCGGTCGAGCTTGCCAGCGGCGTCACGCGCTCGTTCCTGGAGGACGGCGATTCACTCGTCATGCGCGGCTGGTGCCAGGGCGACGGCTATCGCATAGGCTTTGGCGAGGTCGAGGGTACGATCGTCGCGGCGGAGTAG